In Oenanthe melanoleuca isolate GR-GAL-2019-014 chromosome 9, OMel1.0, whole genome shotgun sequence, the following are encoded in one genomic region:
- the THPO gene encoding thrombopoietin isoform X2, protein MVLPRRGGQAGAAEPRRAVPGPLPAPGPPARLGGSRATRATTALHGRATGAREQPLAPGWKMQGRSPQPSMELNRLLLLTSFLLHVKEDRASPTRLVCDNRLIQKYIVEAKDMEKGVGQCQALPPLSCPAVLPLVDFTFQQWKSKSNETKRREILCDLALLVGAAAAAQGQVSNECGARQLSQLYRHANSFFLLLQTFSWEAGHWEPSCSPHSMEQTHITSIFLTYRQLVQGKLSFFFYDLAKVLCKQGPGDSRDPPCGAR, encoded by the exons ATGGTGCTGCCTCGGCGGGGCGGCCAGGCCGGAGCCGCGGAGCCGCGCCGTGCTgtcccggggccgctcccggccccCGGCCCTCCGGCCCGGCTGGGCGGCTCGCGGGCAACCCGCGCCACCACCGCCCTCCATGGAAGGGCGACGGGAGCCAGGGAGCAGCCGCTGGCCCCAGGGTGGAAGATGCAGGGCCGAAGCCCTCAGCCGAGCATGGAGCTGAACA GACTGCTCCTCCTCACATCCTTCCTCCTGCACGTGAAAGAGGACCGTGCCAGCCCAACACGGTTGGTCTGTGACAACAGACTTATCCAGAAATACATTGTGGAGGCCAAGGACATGGAAAAGGGAGTG GGCCAGTGCCAGGCCCTGCCTCCACtcagctgccctgcagtgctgcccttggTGGACTTCACTTTCCAGCAGTGGAAATCCAAATcg AACGAGACCAAGCGGCGGGAGATCCTGTGTGACCTGGCCCTGCtggtgggtgctgcagcagcgGCCCAGGGCCAGGTGAGCAATGAGTGTGGGGCCAGGCAGCTGAGCCAGCTTTACCGACATGCCAACTCcttcttcctgctcctgcagaccTTCAGCTGGGAG GCAGGACACTGGGAGCCGAGCTGCTCCCCACACTCCATGGAGCAGACCCACATCACCAGCATTTTCCTCACCTACCGGCAGCTGGTACAGGGCAAGTTGAGCTTCTTCTTCTATGACCTGGCCAAGGTCTTGTGCAAGCAAGGaccaggggacagcagagacCCTCCATGTGGGGCCCGGTGA
- the EPHB3 gene encoding ephrin type-B receptor 3 isoform X2, with product MAAARPGAPPPPPPLLPLLLLLLLPGGRRALEETLMDTKWVTSELAWTTHPETGWEEVSGYDEAMNPIRTYQVCNVREANQNNWLRTKFIQRQDVQRVYVELKFTVRDCNSIPNIPGSCKETFNLFYYESDTDSASANSPFWMENPYIKVDTIAPDESFSKLESGRVNTKVRSFGPLSKNGFYLAFQDLGACMSLISVRAFYKKCSNTIAGFAIFPETLTGAEPTSLVIAPGTCIPNAVEVSVPLKLYCNGDGEWMVPVGACTCAAGYEPTMKDTQCQACGPGTFKSKQGEGPCSPCPPNSRTTSGAAMVCTCRNGFFRADTDPADSACTSVPSAPRNVISNVNETSLGLEWSEPQDTGGRDDLLYNVICKKCSVERRLCTRCDDNVEFVPRQLGLTERRIYISNLMAHTQYTFEIQAVNGISNKSPYPPHFASVNITTNQAAPSAVPTMHLHSSTGNSMTLSWTPPERPNGIILDYEIKYSEKQGQNDGIANTVTSQKNSVRLDGLKANARYMVQVRARTVAGYGRYSLPTEFQTTAEGGSTSKTFQELPLIVGSATAGLVFVIVVVVIAIVCFRKQRNNTDPEYTEKLQQYVTPGMKVYIDPFTYEDPNEAVREFAKEIDISCVKIEEVIGAGEFGEVCRGRLKLPGRREIFVAIKTLKVGYTERQRRDFLSEASIMGQFDHPNIIHLEGVVTKSRPVMIITEFMENCALDSFLRLNDGQFTVIQLVGMMRGIAAGMKYLSEMNYVHRDLAARNILVNSNLVCKVSDFGLSRFLEDDPADPTYTSSLGGKIPIRWTAPEAIAYRKFTSASDVWSYGIVMWEVMSYGERPYWDMSNQDVINAVEQDYRLPPPMDCPTALHQLMLDCWVRDRNLRPKFAQIVNTLDKLIRNAASLKVIASVQSGISQPLLDRTVPDYTTFTTVGDWLDAIKMGRYKENFVNAGFASFDLVAQMTAEDLLRIGVTLAGHQKKILSSIQDMRLQMNQTLPVQV from the exons AGACCCTGATGGACACGAAGTGGGTGACCTCTGAGTTGGCATGGACAACTCATCCAGAGACAGGG TGGGAAGAAGTCAGTGGTTATGACGAGGCCATGAACCCTATCCGCACGTACCAGGTCTGCAACGTACGGGAGGCCAACCAGAACAACTGGCTTCGTACCAAATTCATCCAGCGCCAGGATGTCCAGCGCGTCTATGTGGAGCTGAAGTTCACTGTGCGGGACTGCAACAGCATCCCCAACATCCCTGGCTCCTGCAAAGAGACCTTCAACCTCTTCTATTATGAGTCAGATACGGATTCTGCCTCTGCAAACAGCCCTTTCTGGATGGAGAACCCCTATATCAAAGTGGATACAATTGCCCCAGATGAGAGCTTCTCCAAGCTGGAGTCTGGCCGTGTGAACACCAAGGTGCGCAGCTTTGGCCCTCTCTCCAAGAATGGTTTTTACCTTGCCTTCCAAGACCTGGGAGCCTGCATGTCCCTCATCTCTGTCCGAGCTTTCTACAAGAAATGCTCCAACACCATTGCTGGCTTTGCTATCTTCCCGGAGACTTTAACAGGGGCCGAGCCCACTTCCCTGGTCATCGCACCGGGCACCTGCATCCCCAATGCAGTGGAGGTGTCTGTGCCCCTGAAGCTGTACTGCAATGGCGACGGCGAGTGGATGGTGCCCGTGGGAGCATGTACGTGTGCTGCTGGATACGAGCCCACCATGAAGGATACCCAGTGCCAAG CATGTGGCCCAGGAACCTTCAAGTCTAAGCAGGGGGAAggtccctgctctccctgccctcccaaTAGCCGGACCACCTCTGGAGCAGCCATGGTCTGCACTTGTCGAAATGGCTTTTTCCGGGCAGACACGGACCCTGCAGACAGCGCCTGCACCA gtgtcccctcagccccccGCAACGTCATCTCCAACGTGAACGAGACGTCGCTGGGGCTGGAGTGGAGCGAGCCGCAGGACACGGGCGGGCGGGATGACCTGCTCTACAACGTCATCTGCAAGAAGTGCAGCGTGGAGCGGCGCCTGTGCACCCGCTGCGACGACAACGTGGAGTTCGTGCCGCGCCAGCTCGGCCTCACCGAGCGACGCATCTACATCAGCAACCTGATGGCCCACACCCAGTACACCTTCGAGATCCAGGCCGTGAACGGCATCTCCAACAAGAGTCCCTACCCTCCCCATTTCGCCTCTGTCAACATCACCACCAACCAGGCAG CCCCATCTGCCGTGCCGACGAtgcacctgcacagcagcaccgGGAACAGCATGACACTGTCATGGACTCCCCCAGAGAGACCCAACGGCATCATTCTGGACTATGAGATCAAGTACTCAGAGAAG CAAGGCCAGAACGATGGCATCGCCAACACGGTCACCAGCCAGAAGAACTCGGTGCGGCTGGACGGGCTGAAGGCCAATGCGCGGTACATGGTGCAGGTGCGGGCGCGCACCGTGGCAGGCTACGGCCGCTACAGCCTCCCCACCGAGTTCCAGACAACTGCTGAGGGCG GTTCCACCAGCAAGActttccaggagctgcctctgatCGTGGGTTCGgccactgcagggctggtgtTCGTCATCGTGGTGGTGGTGATTGCTATCGTCTGCTTCAG GAAGCAGCGCAACAACACTGACCCTGAGtacacagaaaagctgcagcaatATG TTACCCCTGGGATGAAGGTGTACATTGACCCCTTCACCTACGAGGATCCAAACGAGGCTGTCCGAGAATTCGCCAAAGAGATTGACATCTCCTGTGTGAAAATTGAGGAGGTCATTGGAGCAG GGGAGTTTGGTGAGGTGTGCCGTGGGCGCCTGAAGCTGCCTGGCCGCCGTGAGATCTTCGTGGCCATCAAGACACTGAAGGTGGGCTACACGGAGCGGCAGCGGCGGGACTTCCTGAGCGAGGCCAGCATCATGGGCCAGTTCGACCACCCCAACATCATCCACCTGGAGGGAGTGGTGACCAAGAGCCGCCCTGTCATGATCATCACGGAATTCATGGAGAACTGTGCGCTTGACTCCTTCCTGCGG CTGAATGATGGGCAGTTCACAGTCATCCAGCTGGTGGGAATGATGCGAGGCATCGCTGCTGGCATGAAGTACCTTTCGGAGATGAACTATGTGCATCGGGATCTGGCTGCCCGCAACATTCTGGTCAACAGCAACTTGGTCTGCAAAGTGTCTGACTTCGGGCTCTCTCGCTTTCTGGAGGATGACCCAGCTGACCCCACCTACACCAGCTCCCTG GGGGGCAAGATCCCAATCAGATGGACAGCTCCTGAGGCCATTGCCTACCGCAAATTCACTTCAGCCAGCGATGTGTGGAGCTACGGCATTGTCATGTGGGAAGTGATGTCCTACGGGGAGCGACCTTACTGGGACATGTCCAACCAGGAT GTGATCAATGCTGTGGAGCAGGATTACCGCCTGCCACCCCCCATGGACTGCCCCACTGCACTGCACCAGCTGATGCTGGACTGCTGGGTGCGGGACCGGAACCTAAGGCCCAAATTTGCACAGATTGTCAACACGCTGGACAAGCTCATCCGCAATGCTGCCAGTCTGAAGGTCATCGCCAGTGTCCAGTCTGG CATCTCCCAACCGCTCCTGGACCGCACCGTCCCAGATTACACCACCTTCACCACCGTGGGAGACTGGCTGGATGCCATCAAAATGGGACGGTACAAGGAGAACTTTGTCAATGCTGGGTTTGCCTCCTTCGACCTGGTGGCACAGATGACTGCAGA GGACCTGCTGAGGATAGGGGTGACGCTAGCAGGGCACCAGAAGAAGATCCTGAGCAGCATTCAGGACATGAGGCTGCAGATGAACCAGACGCTCCCGGTGCAGGTTTGA
- the POLR2H gene encoding DNA-directed RNA polymerases I, II, and III subunit RPABC3: protein MAGILFEDIFDVKDIDPEGKKFDRVSRLHCESESFKMDLILDVNIQIYPVDLGDKFRLVIASTLYEDGTLDDGEYNPTDDRPSRADQFEYVMYGKVYRIEGDETSTEAATRLSAYVSYGGLLMRLQGDANNLHGFEVDSRVYLLMKKLAF from the exons ATGGCCGGGATACTCTTCGAGGACATCTTCGACGTGAAGGACATCGACCCGGAAGGCAAGAAGTTCGACCGTG tgTCGCGCTTGCACTGCGAGAGCGAGTCCTTCAAGATGGATCTCATCCTGGACGTGAATATCCAGATCTATCCCGTGGACCTCG GGGACAAATTCCGCCTGGTCATCGCCAGCACTTTGTATGAGGACGGCACCCTGGACGATGGCGAGTACAACCCCACAGATGACCGGCCGTCCAG GGCAGACCAGTTTGAGTACGTGATGTACGGCAAGGTGTACCGGATCGAGGGGGACGAGACCTCCACGGAGGCGGCCACGCGCCT CTCTGCCTACGTGTCCTACGGGGGGCTGCTCATGCGGCTGCAGGGAGATGCAAACAACCTGCACGGGTTTGAGGTGGACTCTCGTGTTTACCTGCTGATGAAGAAGTTGGCCTTCTAG
- the THPO gene encoding thrombopoietin isoform X1: protein MQREHWRSWQGGQLLGTAVCSSTGEGSAGRGALSRRSSQEQMFPVGHCRPGFPEVHMTPGTALGRDPEGWPCSAQAVQPCFLAWSTAEKPGRHGCAALWHTPPAQKCGSPPCWLDWRAAPGPPQPLTPPPALPPWGHQGHQRAGERTCHCGLDSGLVLPGEAGTGHKATPSPPGLLLLTSFLLHVKEDRASPTRLVCDNRLIQKYIVEAKDMEKGVGQCQALPPLSCPAVLPLVDFTFQQWKSKSNETKRREILCDLALLVGAAAAAQGQVSNECGARQLSQLYRHANSFFLLLQTFSWEAGHWEPSCSPHSMEQTHITSIFLTYRQLVQGKLSFFFYDLAKVLCKQGPGDSRDPPCGAR, encoded by the exons ATGCAAAGAGAGCACTGGAGAagctggcagggtgggcagctgctgggcacagcggtgtgcagcagcactggggaaggCAGTGCCGGCAGGGGAGCACTCAGCCGGcgcagcagccaggagcagatgTTCCCTGTGGGACACTGCAGGCCGGGATTCCCCGAAGTGCACATGACGCCTGGAACTGCTCTTGGCAGGGATCCGGagggctggccctgctctgcacaggcagtACAGCCCTGCTTCCTTGCCTGGAGCACGGCTGAAAAACCTGGCAGACAtggctgtgcagccctttgGCACACACCACCGGCACAGAAATGCGGCTCTCCCCCTTGCTGGCTGGACTGGAGAGCAGCACCGGGCCCTCCTCAGCCACTCACACCTCCCCCTGCACTCCCCCCATGGGGCCATCAAGGCCACCAAAGAGCTGGGGAGAGGACATGCCACTGTGGGCTTGACTCTGGGCTGGTACTGCCCGGggaggctggcacagggcacaagGCAACCCCATCTCCTCCAGGACTGCTCCTCCTCACATCCTTCCTCCTGCACGTGAAAGAGGACCGTGCCAGCCCAACACGGTTGGTCTGTGACAACAGACTTATCCAGAAATACATTGTGGAGGCCAAGGACATGGAAAAGGGAGTG GGCCAGTGCCAGGCCCTGCCTCCACtcagctgccctgcagtgctgcccttggTGGACTTCACTTTCCAGCAGTGGAAATCCAAATcg AACGAGACCAAGCGGCGGGAGATCCTGTGTGACCTGGCCCTGCtggtgggtgctgcagcagcgGCCCAGGGCCAGGTGAGCAATGAGTGTGGGGCCAGGCAGCTGAGCCAGCTTTACCGACATGCCAACTCcttcttcctgctcctgcagaccTTCAGCTGGGAG GCAGGACACTGGGAGCCGAGCTGCTCCCCACACTCCATGGAGCAGACCCACATCACCAGCATTTTCCTCACCTACCGGCAGCTGGTACAGGGCAAGTTGAGCTTCTTCTTCTATGACCTGGCCAAGGTCTTGTGCAAGCAAGGaccaggggacagcagagacCCTCCATGTGGGGCCCGGTGA
- the EPHB3 gene encoding ephrin type-B receptor 3 isoform X1: MAAARPGAPPPPPPLLPLLLLLLLPGGRRALEETLMDTKWVTSELAWTTHPETGWEEVSGYDEAMNPIRTYQVCNVREANQNNWLRTKFIQRQDVQRVYVELKFTVRDCNSIPNIPGSCKETFNLFYYESDTDSASANSPFWMENPYIKVDTIAPDESFSKLESGRVNTKVRSFGPLSKNGFYLAFQDLGACMSLISVRAFYKKCSNTIAGFAIFPETLTGAEPTSLVIAPGTCIPNAVEVSVPLKLYCNGDGEWMVPVGACTCAAGYEPTMKDTQCQACGPGTFKSKQGEGPCSPCPPNSRTTSGAAMVCTCRNGFFRADTDPADSACTSVPSAPRNVISNVNETSLGLEWSEPQDTGGRDDLLYNVICKKCSVERRLCTRCDDNVEFVPRQLGLTERRIYISNLMAHTQYTFEIQAVNGISNKSPYPPHFASVNITTNQAAPSAVPTMHLHSSTGNSMTLSWTPPERPNGIILDYEIKYSEKQGQNDGIANTVTSQKNSVRLDGLKANARYMVQVRARTVAGYGRYSLPTEFQTTAEGGSTSKTFQELPLIVGSATAGLVFVIVVVVIAIVCFRKGMVTEHLLSSPLGRKQRNNTDPEYTEKLQQYVTPGMKVYIDPFTYEDPNEAVREFAKEIDISCVKIEEVIGAGEFGEVCRGRLKLPGRREIFVAIKTLKVGYTERQRRDFLSEASIMGQFDHPNIIHLEGVVTKSRPVMIITEFMENCALDSFLRLNDGQFTVIQLVGMMRGIAAGMKYLSEMNYVHRDLAARNILVNSNLVCKVSDFGLSRFLEDDPADPTYTSSLGGKIPIRWTAPEAIAYRKFTSASDVWSYGIVMWEVMSYGERPYWDMSNQDVINAVEQDYRLPPPMDCPTALHQLMLDCWVRDRNLRPKFAQIVNTLDKLIRNAASLKVIASVQSGISQPLLDRTVPDYTTFTTVGDWLDAIKMGRYKENFVNAGFASFDLVAQMTAEDLLRIGVTLAGHQKKILSSIQDMRLQMNQTLPVQV, translated from the exons AGACCCTGATGGACACGAAGTGGGTGACCTCTGAGTTGGCATGGACAACTCATCCAGAGACAGGG TGGGAAGAAGTCAGTGGTTATGACGAGGCCATGAACCCTATCCGCACGTACCAGGTCTGCAACGTACGGGAGGCCAACCAGAACAACTGGCTTCGTACCAAATTCATCCAGCGCCAGGATGTCCAGCGCGTCTATGTGGAGCTGAAGTTCACTGTGCGGGACTGCAACAGCATCCCCAACATCCCTGGCTCCTGCAAAGAGACCTTCAACCTCTTCTATTATGAGTCAGATACGGATTCTGCCTCTGCAAACAGCCCTTTCTGGATGGAGAACCCCTATATCAAAGTGGATACAATTGCCCCAGATGAGAGCTTCTCCAAGCTGGAGTCTGGCCGTGTGAACACCAAGGTGCGCAGCTTTGGCCCTCTCTCCAAGAATGGTTTTTACCTTGCCTTCCAAGACCTGGGAGCCTGCATGTCCCTCATCTCTGTCCGAGCTTTCTACAAGAAATGCTCCAACACCATTGCTGGCTTTGCTATCTTCCCGGAGACTTTAACAGGGGCCGAGCCCACTTCCCTGGTCATCGCACCGGGCACCTGCATCCCCAATGCAGTGGAGGTGTCTGTGCCCCTGAAGCTGTACTGCAATGGCGACGGCGAGTGGATGGTGCCCGTGGGAGCATGTACGTGTGCTGCTGGATACGAGCCCACCATGAAGGATACCCAGTGCCAAG CATGTGGCCCAGGAACCTTCAAGTCTAAGCAGGGGGAAggtccctgctctccctgccctcccaaTAGCCGGACCACCTCTGGAGCAGCCATGGTCTGCACTTGTCGAAATGGCTTTTTCCGGGCAGACACGGACCCTGCAGACAGCGCCTGCACCA gtgtcccctcagccccccGCAACGTCATCTCCAACGTGAACGAGACGTCGCTGGGGCTGGAGTGGAGCGAGCCGCAGGACACGGGCGGGCGGGATGACCTGCTCTACAACGTCATCTGCAAGAAGTGCAGCGTGGAGCGGCGCCTGTGCACCCGCTGCGACGACAACGTGGAGTTCGTGCCGCGCCAGCTCGGCCTCACCGAGCGACGCATCTACATCAGCAACCTGATGGCCCACACCCAGTACACCTTCGAGATCCAGGCCGTGAACGGCATCTCCAACAAGAGTCCCTACCCTCCCCATTTCGCCTCTGTCAACATCACCACCAACCAGGCAG CCCCATCTGCCGTGCCGACGAtgcacctgcacagcagcaccgGGAACAGCATGACACTGTCATGGACTCCCCCAGAGAGACCCAACGGCATCATTCTGGACTATGAGATCAAGTACTCAGAGAAG CAAGGCCAGAACGATGGCATCGCCAACACGGTCACCAGCCAGAAGAACTCGGTGCGGCTGGACGGGCTGAAGGCCAATGCGCGGTACATGGTGCAGGTGCGGGCGCGCACCGTGGCAGGCTACGGCCGCTACAGCCTCCCCACCGAGTTCCAGACAACTGCTGAGGGCG GTTCCACCAGCAAGActttccaggagctgcctctgatCGTGGGTTCGgccactgcagggctggtgtTCGTCATCGTGGTGGTGGTGATTGCTATCGTCTGCTTCAG GAAAGGGATGGTTACTGAACACCTCCTCTCGTCTCCTTTGGGCAGGAAGCAGCGCAACAACACTGACCCTGAGtacacagaaaagctgcagcaatATG TTACCCCTGGGATGAAGGTGTACATTGACCCCTTCACCTACGAGGATCCAAACGAGGCTGTCCGAGAATTCGCCAAAGAGATTGACATCTCCTGTGTGAAAATTGAGGAGGTCATTGGAGCAG GGGAGTTTGGTGAGGTGTGCCGTGGGCGCCTGAAGCTGCCTGGCCGCCGTGAGATCTTCGTGGCCATCAAGACACTGAAGGTGGGCTACACGGAGCGGCAGCGGCGGGACTTCCTGAGCGAGGCCAGCATCATGGGCCAGTTCGACCACCCCAACATCATCCACCTGGAGGGAGTGGTGACCAAGAGCCGCCCTGTCATGATCATCACGGAATTCATGGAGAACTGTGCGCTTGACTCCTTCCTGCGG CTGAATGATGGGCAGTTCACAGTCATCCAGCTGGTGGGAATGATGCGAGGCATCGCTGCTGGCATGAAGTACCTTTCGGAGATGAACTATGTGCATCGGGATCTGGCTGCCCGCAACATTCTGGTCAACAGCAACTTGGTCTGCAAAGTGTCTGACTTCGGGCTCTCTCGCTTTCTGGAGGATGACCCAGCTGACCCCACCTACACCAGCTCCCTG GGGGGCAAGATCCCAATCAGATGGACAGCTCCTGAGGCCATTGCCTACCGCAAATTCACTTCAGCCAGCGATGTGTGGAGCTACGGCATTGTCATGTGGGAAGTGATGTCCTACGGGGAGCGACCTTACTGGGACATGTCCAACCAGGAT GTGATCAATGCTGTGGAGCAGGATTACCGCCTGCCACCCCCCATGGACTGCCCCACTGCACTGCACCAGCTGATGCTGGACTGCTGGGTGCGGGACCGGAACCTAAGGCCCAAATTTGCACAGATTGTCAACACGCTGGACAAGCTCATCCGCAATGCTGCCAGTCTGAAGGTCATCGCCAGTGTCCAGTCTGG CATCTCCCAACCGCTCCTGGACCGCACCGTCCCAGATTACACCACCTTCACCACCGTGGGAGACTGGCTGGATGCCATCAAAATGGGACGGTACAAGGAGAACTTTGTCAATGCTGGGTTTGCCTCCTTCGACCTGGTGGCACAGATGACTGCAGA GGACCTGCTGAGGATAGGGGTGACGCTAGCAGGGCACCAGAAGAAGATCCTGAGCAGCATTCAGGACATGAGGCTGCAGATGAACCAGACGCTCCCGGTGCAGGTTTGA